The following nucleotide sequence is from Endozoicomonas sp. GU-1.
GTGCACCGGCTCATACATTCCCTGGTTCTTTTCGTTCAGGGAGGCTGATGGCAACATACCAATCGAGCCGGTCAACATTGCCGCACAGTCGCTGAGGATGTCACCGAACATATTACCGGTCACCATCACATCAAACTGTTTCGGAGCCCGAACCAGCTGCATGGCGGCATTATCAACGTACATATGGCTCAGCTCAACATCGTTGTAACCGGCAGACTCGGCAATAACCACCTCCCGCCAGAGACCGGTCACTTCAAGCACGTTGGACTTGTCCACCGAACAGAGTCGTCCACCCCGCTTTCGGGCTGCATCAAAAGCCACCCTGGCGATACGACGGATTTCAGACTCCCGATAGACGTAGGTGTTATAACCTTCCCGTTCGCCATTTTCCAGGGTACGGACGCCACGGGGCTCACCAAAATAGATGCCCCCGGTCAGCTCCCGCACAATAAGAATATCCAGACCAGCCACCAGCTCAGGCTTCAAACTGGAAGCTTCGGCCAGTTGCGGGAAAAGAATGGCCGGACGAAGGTTGGCAAAAAGGTCCAGTTCAGCGCGAAGTTGCAACAGCCCTTTTTCAGGACGGTTCGCCATGGGTTGATCATCCCACTTCGGACCACCCACCGAACCGAACAGGATCGCATCGGCATTCCTGGCCAGCGCCAGGGTTTCTTCACTCAGCGGAACACCATAT
It contains:
- the leuB gene encoding 3-isopropylmalate dehydrogenase, coding for MSKQMLCLPGDGIGPEIMAEALKVLDAAKLRFGLDIEVSHGLVGGAAIDQYGVPLSEETLALARNADAILFGSVGGPKWDDQPMANRPEKGLLQLRAELDLFANLRPAILFPQLAEASSLKPELVAGLDILIVRELTGGIYFGEPRGVRTLENGEREGYNTYVYRESEIRRIARVAFDAARKRGGRLCSVDKSNVLEVTGLWREVVIAESAGYNDVELSHMYVDNAAMQLVRAPKQFDVMVTGNMFGDILSDCAAMLTGSIGMLPSASLNEKNQGMYEPVHGSAPDIAGENKANPLAQILSLAMLLRYSLAEAVAADAIEKAVSDVLDKGYRTGDIASEGCQLVGTAAMGDAVVDCLLNA